One genomic segment of Agromyces intestinalis includes these proteins:
- a CDS encoding aminopeptidase P family protein, which translates to MTDLAQGTHAGHDHAPAAASSMPAPSSPDPRLPRLAEIPAFRDYMATGWGTPDRDPKLPAGAAEAAAAHRARLSAQFPGRVIAVAAGSAPVRANDTFYDFRPHSDFAWLTGCAIEDAVLVLTPAGSAHDATLFVPPPAYPGDTAFFRDAAHGELWVGSAPSLDDWSAALGIEVRALGRLGELVGASSVGGSNGEVLFGGAPWHPPFDRGAAPDLARVLAELRMFKDAWEIAELRRAVDDTVDGFASVIREIPTAVERGGERWLQGTFDRHARTVGNGPGYSTIVGSAGHAPTLHWVRCDGPVVPDELLLLDMGVETRAFYTADVTRTFPANGTFSAAQREAHDLVERAHRAGLAAVAPGRAFSDFHHAAMEVIANGLHDWGLLPVSVDEALSPDGQHHRRYLVCGIGHHLGLDVHDCATSSYEAYQGATMAPGMVLTVEPGLYFHTFDETVPPELRGIGVRLEDDLLVTDTGAEVLSDALPIDAAGIEDWMRAR; encoded by the coding sequence ATGACCGATCTCGCCCAGGGCACGCACGCGGGCCACGACCACGCTCCGGCCGCGGCGTCGTCGATGCCGGCGCCGTCGTCGCCCGACCCGCGCCTGCCGCGGCTCGCCGAGATCCCGGCGTTCCGCGACTACATGGCGACCGGCTGGGGAACCCCCGACCGCGACCCGAAGCTGCCGGCCGGCGCAGCCGAGGCGGCGGCCGCCCACCGCGCACGGCTATCGGCGCAGTTCCCGGGCCGGGTCATCGCGGTCGCCGCGGGGTCGGCGCCCGTGCGGGCGAACGACACGTTCTACGACTTCCGGCCGCACAGCGACTTCGCGTGGCTCACCGGATGCGCCATCGAGGACGCGGTGCTCGTGCTCACGCCCGCGGGCTCCGCGCACGACGCGACGTTGTTCGTGCCCCCGCCCGCGTACCCGGGTGACACCGCGTTCTTCCGCGACGCCGCGCACGGCGAGCTGTGGGTCGGATCGGCGCCGAGCCTCGACGACTGGTCGGCGGCGCTCGGCATCGAGGTGCGGGCGCTCGGGCGGCTGGGCGAGCTGGTCGGCGCCTCGTCGGTCGGCGGCTCGAACGGCGAGGTCCTGTTCGGCGGGGCCCCGTGGCATCCGCCCTTCGATCGCGGCGCCGCACCCGACCTGGCCCGCGTACTCGCGGAACTGCGCATGTTCAAGGACGCGTGGGAGATCGCCGAGCTGCGCCGTGCCGTCGATGACACCGTCGACGGGTTCGCGAGCGTCATCCGCGAGATCCCCACCGCCGTCGAGCGCGGCGGCGAACGCTGGCTGCAGGGCACGTTCGACCGGCACGCGCGCACCGTCGGCAACGGGCCCGGATACTCGACCATCGTCGGCAGCGCCGGGCACGCGCCGACCCTGCACTGGGTGCGCTGCGACGGGCCGGTCGTGCCCGACGAGCTGCTGCTGCTCGACATGGGCGTCGAGACCCGCGCGTTCTACACCGCCGACGTCACGCGGACCTTCCCCGCGAACGGCACGTTCAGCGCCGCCCAGCGCGAGGCGCACGACCTCGTCGAGCGGGCGCACCGGGCGGGCCTGGCGGCCGTGGCGCCCGGGCGCGCGTTCAGCGACTTCCACCATGCCGCGATGGAGGTCATCGCGAACGGCCTGCACGACTGGGGCCTGCTGCCCGTTTCGGTCGACGAGGCGCTCTCGCCCGACGGCCAGCACCACCGCCGGTACCTGGTGTGCGGCATCGGCCACCACCTCGGCCTCGACGTGCACGACTGCGCGACCTCGAGCTACGAGGCCTACCAAGGGGCGACCATGGCGCCGGGCATGGTGCTGACCGTCGAGCCCGGACTGTACTTCCACACCTTCGACGAGACCGTGCCGCCCGAGCTGCGCGGCATCGGAGTTCGCCTCGAGGACGACCTGCTCGTCACCGACACCGGGGCCGAGGTGCTGAGCGACGCGCTGCCCATCGACGCCGCCGGCATCGAAGACTGGATGCGGGCGCGATGA
- a CDS encoding GntR family transcriptional regulator: MTLESLRLPEPRSLRAQVEQTLSAAIISGELAPGELLTVPTLAARFDVSATPVREAMLELEHRGFVEPVRNKGFRVTEVSDEALRQLVAVRQLLEPPAMEQLARVLPELPADRLEPLRAFAEQIVAGASRGDLPAYLAADVEFHLGLTALLGNDLLVDLVRDLRSRTRLVGLVAMLESDRLGESAAEHLVLLDLLAAGDAAGARDLMHRHIAHTLGWWAGNPETAEALAR; encoded by the coding sequence ATGACCCTCGAATCGCTGCGCCTGCCCGAGCCCCGGAGTCTGCGCGCCCAGGTCGAGCAGACGCTGTCAGCGGCGATCATCTCGGGCGAGCTGGCGCCGGGCGAACTGCTCACCGTGCCGACGCTCGCCGCACGGTTCGACGTCTCGGCGACTCCGGTGCGCGAGGCGATGCTCGAACTCGAGCACCGCGGATTCGTCGAGCCCGTGCGCAACAAGGGGTTCCGGGTGACCGAGGTCAGCGACGAGGCGCTGCGGCAGCTCGTCGCGGTGCGCCAGCTGCTCGAACCGCCCGCGATGGAACAGCTCGCACGCGTGCTGCCCGAACTGCCGGCCGACCGGCTCGAGCCGTTGCGGGCGTTCGCCGAGCAGATCGTCGCGGGTGCCTCGCGCGGCGACCTGCCGGCGTATCTCGCGGCCGACGTCGAGTTCCACCTCGGCCTCACCGCCCTGCTCGGCAACGATCTGCTCGTCGACCTCGTGCGCGACCTGCGATCGCGCACGAGGCTCGTCGGGCTGGTCGCGATGCTCGAGTCCGACCGACTGGGGGAGTCGGCCGCCGAGCACCTCGTGCTGCTCGATCTGCTCGCCGCGGGCGACGCGGCCGGTGCGCGCGACCTCATGCACCGGCACATCGCGCACACCCTCGGCTGGTGG